The Vibrio toranzoniae sequence AAGGCCGACTTTTGCTCGACGAGCAATGGCGATGGCAGCCTCAGTAGCATTCGTTGCTGGTTTATTAGTTGGCCAGGTTAACTGGGGCAATGCATTCGTTTCACCCGCACAAGCAAGTTTGGCTGATACAGCAATGAAGCACGTTGTTGATGAAAAGAGTTTTGTTAGTAGCATCGATGAACAGGTTACATCGCAGCAGATCAACGCAAAAATGAACCCATTTGCTTTTCAGTTTGATGATGCTTTCCCTTACCACGTCTATTACCTAAACCACTGTGGCTTTGGTAAATCCAACGCGGTACATATGGTCTTCCAAGGCGCAAAAGGCAAAGTAACGTTGTTTTTAACCGGTATTCCGACAGACAAACCTATCGACTTTGATGAAAAAGGCATGTCCGGTTCGGTAACCCCCGTGGATGGCAGCAGTTTGATCCTTGTAGGTGAGAATGGTGAAGACATTTCTAAGATCGCCGAAAAGCTTACCAAAATGATCAAACCGATGAGCTAATTCGCTCTCAAAGCCCCGTAATAAAAGGCCCAGCAACTATACTCTTGATATTGCTGGGCTTTATTTATAACAACCCCTTAAACCATTCACAAAGCTAATACCACTAGAGTTAAAACTCTAAAAATAAGCGTTTCTCACCATTTTCGTGCCAGATAGGCGTCATTTCCATAATTTTCCACTCAAATTTTTCAATGGTCGGATTTGTATATCGTATACTTGCGAATAGGATCAGCCACCATTGAGCAATTGCTCAAATTAATCGCCCTGTAGAGGCGGAGATATAAAGGAATAAATAAATGACTACCAACAACACGCGTCTGTTTAAAAAGTCTCTTTTAGCAGTAACAATTACACTGGCGTCTTCGCAAGCGATGGCAGCAGGTTTCCAAATCAACGCACAATCAGCAACCGGCGTCGGCCGTGCTTTCGCTGGTGATGCAGTAATCGCAGATAACGCGTCAGTAATGGCACGTAACCCTGCAGCAATGGCACTGTTTGATAAAACTGAGCTTTCTCTTGGTTTTGAAAGCATCACTTCACTGATTGAAGTTAAAGATGCAGAATACAATATTAACGGCAGCCCAATCCCAGTTGCCAATACTGATGATGTCGGTGACACTTCTATTGCACCCAATATCCACCTTATCGTCCCAGTAAATGATAAATTTGCTTGGGGTGTGAATGCATATTCAAATTTTGCTACAAAGACTGAGTTTGATGACAGCTACACTGCAGCTGAATACGGCGGCCTAACTGATGTTAAGAGCATTAACTTTGGTCTTGCTGGGTCATATCGCCTAAGTGAACAATGGAGTTTCGGTGCAGGTTTAGACCTGATTTACGGCCAAGGCACGATGAAAAGAGAAACAAGTGCGGCTCTAGGAGTCGCTAGTGGTGGCTTAGTCCCAGCTGGAACAACGTTAGTTGATGTTGATGAAGCTGATGGTTGGGCTGTAGGCTTTAACGTGGGTACTGTGTATGAACTAGATGAAAACAACCGTTTTGGTCTATCGTACCGTTACAGCCCTGAAATTACAGCTAAAGATGACAAAGGGCAGGAAATTACTCTACCTCTACCCGACATTGCTGAATTCTCTGGTTACCACAAAATCGAAGATACTAAATTCGCAGTTCACTATTCTGTACAGTGGATTGGTTGGGGTGCATTCGATCAGATTGACTTTGACAACCTACAAGGTTCACCACTTGGTTCAACGTATGCAAAACAATACCAATGGCAAGACGGTTGGCACTACGCAATTGGTGGTACTTACTACCTAAACGATACTTGGACACTACGTACTGGTTATATGTATGACACGAGCGCACAAGACAAGCTAACTTCAATCTCTGTACCAGACTCTGATCGTCAGT is a genomic window containing:
- a CDS encoding DUF3379 domain-containing protein — protein: MDDLEFRRRVLSEPKQRTQDIVDAAANSEANSNFLDDVLALDKQIHSAMNVDVPDDLADRILFNQTSSEESKVVRPTFARRAMAMAASVAFVAGLLVGQVNWGNAFVSPAQASLADTAMKHVVDEKSFVSSIDEQVTSQQINAKMNPFAFQFDDAFPYHVYYLNHCGFGKSNAVHMVFQGAKGKVTLFLTGIPTDKPIDFDEKGMSGSVTPVDGSSLILVGENGEDISKIAEKLTKMIKPMS
- a CDS encoding outer membrane protein transport protein, which produces MTTNNTRLFKKSLLAVTITLASSQAMAAGFQINAQSATGVGRAFAGDAVIADNASVMARNPAAMALFDKTELSLGFESITSLIEVKDAEYNINGSPIPVANTDDVGDTSIAPNIHLIVPVNDKFAWGVNAYSNFATKTEFDDSYTAAEYGGLTDVKSINFGLAGSYRLSEQWSFGAGLDLIYGQGTMKRETSAALGVASGGLVPAGTTLVDVDEADGWAVGFNVGTVYELDENNRFGLSYRYSPEITAKDDKGQEITLPLPDIAEFSGYHKIEDTKFAVHYSVQWIGWGAFDQIDFDNLQGSPLGSTYAKQYQWQDGWHYAIGGTYYLNDTWTLRTGYMYDTSAQDKLTSISVPDSDRQWFSAGFTYHIDTVSNVDFGFTYLMGDDVNVSENTQLGTGLSTGVNATTHADAILLGLQYSRSF